The Polynucleobacter sp. TSB-Sco08W16 genome includes a region encoding these proteins:
- the mnmG gene encoding tRNA uridine-5-carboxymethylaminomethyl(34) synthesis enzyme MnmG, producing MRYSKSFDVIVVGGGHAGTEAALASARMGCDTLLITHSIENLGAMSCNPSIGGIGKGHLVKEIDAMGGAMAAATDEAGIQFRILNSSKGPAVRATRAQGDRILYKAAIRRRLENQPNLTLFQAAVDDLLVNGDEVQGVMTQMGLEFMAKKVVLTAGTFLDGKIHVGLNNYAGGRAGDPASVSLSARLKELKLPQGRLKTGTPPRIDGRTIDFSVMLEQPGDLDPVPVFSYLGRPEQHPKQVPCWISHTNEKTHDIIRGGLDRSPMYTGVIEGVGPRYCPSIEDKIHRFASRNSHQIFLEPEGLTTNEFYPNGISTSLPFDIQWDLVRSIRGLESAVIVRPGYAIEYDFFDPRQLRHSLETKVIGGLYFAGQINGTTGYEEAAAQGMLAGINAGLAAKGKEPWLPKRSESYIGVLVDDLITRGVQEPYRMFTSRAEYRLSLREDNADMRLTTIGRDLGLVDDYRWEVFCRKQEAVSRETSRLQDIWVGPKHEAAPLVAQLLGQDLSHECNLTELLRRPGVTYEAITALGGGLWAPDVLDADLGLAAQISDQVEISVKYQGYIDRQAVEIARQEHNESFPLPEGLDYSLVLGLSKEVQQKLNLHKPATLGQAGRISGVTPAALSLLLVHLKKGLGRPQETA from the coding sequence ATGCGTTATTCCAAAAGTTTCGATGTCATTGTTGTGGGCGGCGGTCATGCTGGGACTGAGGCTGCCCTTGCATCGGCACGCATGGGTTGCGACACGCTACTAATAACCCACAGCATTGAAAATCTGGGCGCAATGAGTTGTAACCCATCGATTGGTGGCATTGGCAAGGGCCACTTGGTTAAAGAAATTGATGCCATGGGCGGCGCTATGGCAGCCGCTACCGATGAGGCAGGAATTCAGTTTCGTATTCTTAATTCGAGTAAAGGGCCCGCTGTCCGAGCAACCCGAGCTCAAGGCGACCGCATCTTATATAAGGCGGCCATTCGCCGGCGCCTAGAAAATCAGCCGAATTTAACCCTTTTTCAGGCCGCCGTTGACGACCTTCTGGTCAATGGCGACGAGGTTCAGGGCGTTATGACACAAATGGGCCTAGAGTTTATGGCCAAAAAGGTAGTTCTGACTGCCGGCACCTTTTTAGACGGCAAGATCCATGTCGGCCTCAATAATTATGCTGGTGGTCGCGCAGGCGACCCTGCATCGGTTTCCTTGTCCGCACGCCTGAAAGAATTAAAACTGCCCCAGGGAAGGCTAAAGACGGGCACCCCCCCTCGAATTGATGGTAGAACAATTGATTTCTCTGTCATGCTCGAGCAACCCGGTGACCTAGATCCCGTCCCCGTTTTCTCTTACTTAGGTCGTCCAGAGCAGCACCCAAAGCAAGTTCCTTGCTGGATTTCACATACAAATGAGAAGACCCATGACATTATTCGCGGTGGCTTAGACCGTTCGCCAATGTATACAGGGGTTATTGAAGGGGTTGGTCCACGCTACTGCCCTTCCATCGAAGACAAAATACATCGCTTTGCCTCTAGAAACAGTCATCAAATCTTTCTGGAGCCTGAAGGCTTAACGACCAATGAGTTTTATCCTAATGGCATCTCCACAAGTCTGCCTTTTGATATTCAGTGGGACTTGGTTCGAAGTATTCGGGGCCTAGAGTCTGCGGTGATTGTCCGCCCTGGCTACGCCATTGAATATGATTTCTTTGATCCCCGTCAGCTACGCCATAGCCTAGAGACAAAAGTGATTGGCGGCTTGTATTTTGCTGGCCAAATCAACGGTACAACGGGCTATGAAGAGGCTGCTGCCCAAGGGATGTTGGCCGGGATTAATGCTGGGCTGGCCGCAAAAGGCAAAGAACCGTGGCTGCCAAAGCGAAGCGAGTCCTATATTGGGGTTCTTGTTGACGATTTGATTACTCGCGGGGTTCAAGAGCCCTATCGCATGTTTACGAGTCGTGCTGAATACCGCCTTAGTTTGCGTGAGGACAACGCAGATATGCGCTTAACCACTATTGGACGCGATTTGGGGCTGGTAGATGACTATCGCTGGGAAGTGTTTTGTAGAAAACAAGAAGCTGTTTCACGTGAAACATCTCGTTTGCAAGATATTTGGGTTGGTCCCAAACATGAGGCGGCTCCACTAGTTGCTCAGTTGTTGGGTCAAGACTTGTCCCATGAGTGCAACTTAACCGAGCTTTTGAGGCGCCCAGGCGTGACTTATGAGGCGATTACTGCCCTAGGCGGTGGTCTGTGGGCGCCAGACGTTTTGGATGCCGATCTTGGCTTGGCAGCTCAAATCAGCGACCAAGTGGAGATTTCGGTTAAATACCAGGGTTATATTGATCGTCAGGCTGTTGAAATTGCCCGCCAGGAGCATAACGAGAGCTTCCCCCTCCCAGAGGGGCTTGATTATTCGCTGGTACTTGGCCTGTCTAAAGAGGTTCAGCAAAAACTGAATTTGCATAAGCCGGCGACGCTGGGTCAGGCTGGAAGAATTTCTGGCGTCACTCCGGCAGCACTTTCTTTGTTATTAGTCCACCTCAAAAAAGGTTTGGGCCGCCCCCAAGAAACTGCATGA
- the rsmG gene encoding 16S rRNA (guanine(527)-N(7))-methyltransferase RsmG: MTEDLLALGIEGLGLNLSNANIADLELFLQEMGRWNQVHNLTAIESEQDSIRLHLIDSIAVLPVLRRFLKAPNPKIADLGSGGGLPAIPIAIVQPEWRLTLIEAIRKKTAFLQHVRGKLKLKNIEVLSERVENVALQQPAQFDAVISRAFTNLARFLDLSLPLLKPGGLVFAMKAKRADEEMADVCSEDWQLLADEALLIPNLSVERRLLVLTPMRKSTLTT; encoded by the coding sequence ATGACAGAGGACTTGCTAGCTCTCGGAATTGAAGGGTTGGGCCTCAATTTAAGCAATGCCAATATTGCTGATTTGGAGCTTTTTTTACAAGAAATGGGCCGCTGGAATCAGGTGCACAATCTCACTGCCATCGAAAGCGAGCAAGACTCTATTCGCCTACACCTCATTGATTCCATTGCTGTTTTGCCGGTATTAAGGCGGTTTTTAAAAGCCCCAAACCCTAAAATTGCTGACCTTGGCTCTGGTGGTGGCCTGCCCGCAATTCCAATTGCCATTGTGCAGCCAGAGTGGCGGCTGACATTGATTGAGGCAATTCGGAAGAAGACTGCTTTTTTGCAGCATGTGCGGGGAAAATTAAAACTAAAGAACATAGAAGTGCTGAGCGAGCGAGTTGAAAATGTTGCGTTGCAGCAACCTGCCCAATTTGATGCTGTAATTTCCCGTGCATTTACAAATCTCGCACGTTTTTTAGACCTTTCATTGCCCCTTCTGAAGCCAGGTGGCCTGGTGTTTGCAATGAAAGCAAAGCGCGCGGATGAAGAAATGGCTGATGTGTGTAGTGAAGACTGGCAATTGCTAGCCGACGAAGCACTACTTATTCCGAATTTATCGGTTGAACGCCGTCTTTTGGTGTTGACCCCCATGAGAAAATCGACCCTCACCACTTAA
- a CDS encoding ParA family protein: protein MAKIFCIANQKGGVGKTTTAVNLAAGLAGLKQRVLLVDLDPQGNATMGSGVEKAELDTSVYQVLIGLTSVRECAKPCESSGYDVLPANRDLAGAEIELVDLDARESRLKDALSQVANDYDFILIDCPPALSLLTLNGLCAANGVIVPMQCEYFALEGLSDLVNTIKQVHANLNPDLVIIGLLRVMFDARMTLQQQVSEQLLEHFGDKVFKTIIPRNVRLAEAPSYGLPGVAFDKSSRGAKAYLEFGAEMVERIKHM from the coding sequence ATGGCAAAAATATTCTGTATCGCAAATCAAAAAGGTGGTGTTGGCAAGACCACAACGGCTGTGAATTTGGCGGCAGGATTGGCCGGGCTCAAGCAGCGCGTATTGCTGGTTGATCTAGACCCTCAGGGCAATGCCACTATGGGTTCCGGTGTTGAAAAGGCTGAGTTGGATACTAGCGTCTATCAAGTCTTAATTGGCCTGACATCAGTAAGAGAATGTGCAAAGCCTTGCGAAAGTTCTGGCTATGACGTACTTCCAGCTAATCGTGATTTAGCGGGCGCTGAAATTGAATTGGTAGATTTGGATGCGCGCGAATCTCGCTTGAAGGATGCGCTTTCACAGGTGGCTAATGATTACGATTTCATTTTGATTGATTGCCCTCCAGCTCTGTCTTTATTGACGCTTAATGGACTATGCGCAGCAAACGGCGTGATTGTTCCAATGCAGTGTGAATATTTTGCGTTAGAGGGCTTGTCTGATTTGGTAAACACAATCAAACAAGTGCATGCAAATTTAAATCCTGATTTAGTGATTATTGGATTGTTGCGCGTGATGTTTGATGCACGTATGACCTTGCAACAGCAAGTATCAGAACAGTTACTTGAGCACTTTGGCGACAAGGTATTCAAGACGATTATTCCGCGCAATGTAAGGCTCGCTGAAGCTCCATCTTACGGGCTTCCAGGAGTTGCATTTGATAAATCATCGCGTGGTGCAAAAGCGTATTTAGAGTTTGGTGCGGAGATGGTTGAGCGCATCAAACATATGTAA
- a CDS encoding ParB/RepB/Spo0J family partition protein, which translates to MVAIKKKGLGRGLEALLGEKASQASASTEINRLPLTALQAGKYQPRQKMEAGALQELADSIREQGVMQPLLVRLVSLGKYEIIAGERRFRAATIAGLKEVPVLVSGADDQAAAAMALVENMQREDLNPLEESQGLARLIEEFGFTHEQAAKAVGKSRSAISNLLRLAHLAKPVQAMLLAGDIDMGHARALLPLPGASQVALAQRIAAQGLSVREAEKMSTALAIAGGQIGDKKTKTKSGSVVPSSDPDMRRLTQEIADLIGLSAEFRFKGKGGELRIHFSQFDELDSLLKKLGIEA; encoded by the coding sequence ATGGTTGCAATTAAGAAAAAAGGTTTGGGCAGAGGTCTAGAAGCTTTGCTTGGAGAGAAAGCTTCACAAGCTAGCGCATCAACAGAAATCAATCGTTTGCCACTAACTGCATTGCAGGCGGGCAAGTATCAACCCCGTCAAAAAATGGAAGCAGGCGCCCTTCAGGAGCTGGCTGACAGCATCCGTGAACAAGGTGTTATGCAGCCATTACTGGTTCGCTTGGTTAGTCTTGGTAAGTATGAAATTATTGCGGGCGAACGTCGTTTCCGTGCGGCAACAATCGCTGGCTTGAAAGAGGTGCCGGTTTTAGTTTCTGGTGCAGATGACCAAGCGGCAGCAGCAATGGCCTTGGTTGAAAATATGCAGCGAGAGGATTTGAATCCTCTCGAAGAGTCCCAAGGCTTGGCACGACTCATTGAGGAGTTTGGCTTTACTCATGAGCAAGCTGCAAAAGCGGTGGGCAAGTCACGTAGTGCGATTAGCAATTTATTACGCTTAGCCCACTTGGCCAAACCAGTACAAGCCATGCTTTTAGCTGGCGATATTGATATGGGCCATGCCCGAGCGCTCTTGCCTTTGCCGGGTGCAAGCCAAGTCGCATTAGCCCAAAGAATTGCTGCGCAAGGCCTGTCAGTTCGTGAGGCCGAGAAAATGTCAACCGCCTTGGCAATTGCAGGAGGGCAGATTGGGGACAAAAAGACAAAAACCAAGTCAGGCTCTGTAGTCCCAAGTAGTGATCCGGATATGCGCCGCTTGACCCAAGAAATCGCTGATTTAATAGGGTTAAGTGCTGAATTTAGGTTTAAAGGCAAGGGCGGAGAACTCAGAATTCACTTTAGCCAGTTTGATGAGCTTGATTCTTTATTAAAAAAGTTGGGTATCGAGGCTTAA
- a CDS encoding ATP synthase subunit I, giving the protein MIPQKNQFSDADEWDEPEEVIRVYSKEEIIALQQRDAIKYRTLSPWKLVLAQVLITVVSMMFWSIFGEPVGVSLYTQSAFLGGLISVLPSALFLTRLELAKKSQRLNPGRFLAALISGEFIKIAVTLMLFIGIAYLVPGVLWVPLLVTYLLALKCVWLAWLWR; this is encoded by the coding sequence TTGATTCCTCAAAAAAATCAATTTTCTGACGCAGATGAGTGGGATGAGCCAGAAGAAGTCATTCGGGTTTACAGTAAGGAAGAAATTATTGCGTTGCAGCAAAGGGATGCAATAAAGTATCGAACCCTATCGCCTTGGAAATTAGTTTTGGCACAAGTGCTGATTACAGTGGTCAGCATGATGTTTTGGTCAATTTTTGGGGAGCCGGTAGGGGTAAGCCTTTATACTCAGTCGGCGTTTTTAGGTGGTTTAATTAGCGTCTTGCCTTCAGCCCTGTTTTTAACAAGGCTCGAGTTAGCAAAGAAATCGCAAAGATTGAATCCAGGAAGATTTTTAGCGGCATTAATTTCCGGCGAATTTATAAAAATTGCTGTGACATTGATGTTGTTTATAGGGATTGCGTACCTCGTCCCTGGTGTGCTGTGGGTCCCCTTGTTGGTGACTTACCTGCTTGCCTTGAAGTGTGTTTGGTTGGCGTGGTTGTGGCGCTAA
- the atpB gene encoding F0F1 ATP synthase subunit A, whose translation MSSEVHQAHEAAEQMTPTAYISEHLQNLTSTGEHQSSIIDFSVINLDTIFWASLMGFVAVFILLIAARRATPGVPGRFQSLVEMIVEMVDTQAKSIVHGDRTFIAPLALFVFFWIILLNTLDLIPVDWVLGVNHFIGNFGGHVPHNRMVPTTDLNATMGMSLSVLVLVFFYSFKVKGFGGFLHELISAPFGAKWYLAPFNLALNIIEYLAKGVSLGMRLFGNMYAGELVFLLIALLGSVWTFNLDLTLFGLVGHVIAGSAWAIFHILVILLQAFIFMMLTLVYIGQAHSHH comes from the coding sequence ATGTCTAGCGAAGTACACCAAGCCCACGAGGCAGCCGAGCAAATGACGCCAACCGCGTACATTTCTGAGCATTTACAAAATCTCACCAGCACTGGTGAACATCAGTCTTCTATTATTGATTTCAGTGTCATTAATTTAGACACCATTTTTTGGGCTTCGCTAATGGGCTTTGTAGCAGTCTTTATTCTGCTGATTGCTGCACGTCGCGCAACCCCAGGTGTTCCAGGTCGCTTCCAGTCTTTAGTGGAAATGATTGTGGAGATGGTCGATACACAAGCTAAAAGTATTGTTCACGGCGACCGTACCTTTATTGCCCCTCTCGCCCTCTTCGTATTCTTTTGGATCATCCTGTTAAATACCCTCGACTTAATTCCTGTGGATTGGGTTCTTGGGGTAAATCATTTCATTGGCAACTTCGGCGGTCACGTTCCCCATAACCGCATGGTTCCAACAACTGACTTAAACGCTACGATGGGCATGTCCTTATCGGTTCTCGTTTTAGTGTTCTTCTATAGCTTCAAGGTAAAAGGCTTTGGCGGGTTCCTGCACGAGCTGATTTCTGCTCCGTTTGGCGCTAAGTGGTATTTGGCCCCATTCAACCTTGCTTTAAACATCATTGAGTATTTAGCAAAAGGCGTTTCTTTGGGAATGCGACTTTTCGGAAATATGTATGCCGGCGAACTGGTCTTCTTGTTGATCGCCTTGCTTGGTAGCGTATGGACGTTTAATTTAGATTTAACCCTGTTCGGATTGGTGGGCCATGTTATTGCTGGATCAGCTTGGGCCATCTTCCACATTTTGGTTATTTTGTTGCAAGCCTTTATTTTCATGATGTTGACCTTGGTCTACATCGGGCAAGCGCATAGCCATCACTAA
- the atpE gene encoding F0F1 ATP synthase subunit C produces the protein MQAFLATIQGSTAICIGIIIGLGAIGACLGIALMGGKYIEACARQPELMEPLQTKMFLLAGLIDAAFLIGVGVAMLFAFANPLLAVIK, from the coding sequence ATGCAAGCATTTTTAGCAACTATTCAAGGTTCAACAGCTATCTGTATCGGCATCATCATCGGCCTCGGCGCGATCGGTGCTTGTTTGGGTATCGCATTGATGGGCGGCAAGTACATCGAAGCTTGTGCACGTCAACCAGAATTGATGGAGCCACTCCAAACTAAGATGTTCCTTTTGGCTGGTTTGATCGACGCTGCGTTCTTGATCGGCGTTGGTGTTGCAATGTTGTTTGCTTTCGCAAACCCACTGCTCGCAGTTATCAAGTAA
- a CDS encoding F0F1 ATP synthase subunit B has translation MNLNATLFAQMIVFFVLWWVVARFVWPPLVKALDERSSKIADGLAAAERGKEALALASNEAEQELTKARQEGVQRVAEAEKRAQMSAEEIRANAQAEAARIISQAQQDAAQQVTRAREVLRAEVAVLAVKGAEQILRREVDAKAHGQLLDQLKAEL, from the coding sequence GTGAATCTGAACGCGACCCTATTCGCGCAAATGATCGTTTTCTTCGTCTTATGGTGGGTTGTTGCACGCTTCGTGTGGCCACCGCTGGTTAAGGCGTTAGATGAGCGTTCAAGCAAAATTGCTGATGGTTTGGCAGCTGCAGAGCGTGGCAAAGAGGCGCTTGCATTGGCTAGCAATGAAGCTGAGCAAGAATTAACTAAAGCACGCCAAGAAGGTGTGCAACGTGTAGCCGAAGCCGAAAAGCGTGCACAAATGTCAGCCGAAGAAATTCGCGCTAACGCACAAGCTGAAGCCGCTCGCATCATTTCTCAAGCGCAACAAGATGCCGCACAGCAAGTAACTCGTGCCCGCGAAGTTCTGCGCGCCGAAGTGGCTGTTCTTGCTGTTAAAGGCGCCGAGCAAATTTTGCGTCGCGAAGTTGATGCAAAAGCACATGGCCAATTACTTGACCAATTAAAGGCAGAACTTTGA
- a CDS encoding F0F1 ATP synthase subunit delta: MAELATIARPYAEALFQSAQPAELAGCLEQLNELAQLAALPEVAALSNNPKVSADDLSKLLSGMVKTKLDPKVASFLNLVNQNHRLAAVPEIAHQFEAMKNKSEGAAEVNITSAFPLEGSALNDLLSSLKKRFGGKELRPTIQVDPALIGGVRIQVGDEVMDSSVKAQLAQMQASLGA; encoded by the coding sequence ATGGCTGAATTAGCCACTATTGCCCGTCCTTATGCTGAGGCGCTTTTTCAAAGCGCTCAGCCTGCTGAGCTTGCGGGTTGTTTGGAGCAGTTAAATGAATTGGCACAGCTTGCTGCTTTGCCAGAGGTTGCTGCTTTATCAAACAATCCCAAAGTGTCTGCGGATGATTTGAGCAAGCTGCTTTCTGGCATGGTGAAAACCAAGCTAGACCCTAAGGTTGCTAGCTTTTTAAATCTCGTGAATCAAAACCACCGTTTAGCAGCTGTTCCTGAGATTGCCCATCAATTTGAGGCAATGAAGAACAAAAGCGAAGGCGCTGCAGAAGTAAATATTACAAGCGCATTCCCATTAGAGGGTTCTGCGTTAAATGATTTGTTGTCAAGTTTGAAGAAGCGCTTTGGGGGTAAAGAATTGCGCCCAACTATTCAGGTTGACCCAGCATTGATTGGTGGAGTTCGCATTCAGGTTGGCGATGAAGTAATGGATAGTTCAGTTAAGGCCCAGTTAGCTCAAATGCAAGCAAGTCTTGGCGCATAA
- the atpA gene encoding F0F1 ATP synthase subunit alpha: MQLNPSEISELIKSRISELGVDSQVRNEGTVISVTDGICRVHGLSGVMQGEMLEFPNNTIGLALNLERDSVGAVVLGEYTHIKEGDPVKCTGRILEVPVGPELLGRVVNALGQPIDGKGPINTKLTDFIEKVAPGVIARQSVSQPVQTGLKAIDAMVPIGRGQRELIIGDRQTGKTAVAVDAIINQKGKGVYCVYVAIGQKASTIANVVRKLTELGAMEYTVVVAASASESAAMQYLSAYAGCTMGEYFRDRGEDALIVYDDLTKQAVAYRQISLLLRRPPGREAYPGDVFYLHSRLLERAARVSAEYVEKFTNGAVKGKTGSLTALPIIETQAGDVSAFVPTNVISITDGQIFLETDLFNAGVRPAINAGISVSRVGGAAQTKVVKKLSGGIRTDLAQYRELAAFAQFASDLDEATRKQLERGRRVTELCKQAQYKPLQVWEMAASLYAVNNGYFDDLEVKNVLAFEKGLQDHLKSKYADLVARIEETKDLSKDDEAALRAAIEDYKRSASF; the protein is encoded by the coding sequence ATGCAACTCAACCCTTCCGAGATCAGCGAGCTGATCAAAAGCCGAATTAGCGAATTGGGCGTTGACTCCCAAGTTCGCAACGAAGGCACTGTAATTTCAGTGACCGACGGTATTTGCCGCGTCCATGGCTTGTCAGGCGTTATGCAGGGCGAAATGTTGGAGTTTCCTAACAACACTATCGGCCTTGCATTAAACCTTGAGCGTGATTCTGTTGGTGCCGTAGTGTTGGGTGAATACACCCACATTAAAGAAGGTGACCCAGTGAAATGTACTGGCCGCATTTTGGAAGTTCCAGTTGGTCCAGAGTTGCTCGGTCGCGTTGTAAACGCACTTGGCCAACCAATCGATGGCAAAGGCCCAATCAATACTAAGTTGACTGACTTCATTGAAAAAGTTGCTCCAGGCGTTATCGCACGTCAATCCGTTAGTCAGCCAGTACAGACTGGTTTGAAGGCGATTGATGCGATGGTTCCAATTGGTCGTGGTCAGCGTGAGCTGATCATTGGCGACCGTCAAACTGGTAAGACAGCTGTTGCGGTTGACGCGATCATTAACCAAAAAGGTAAAGGCGTTTATTGCGTTTACGTTGCGATCGGTCAAAAAGCTTCTACTATTGCTAACGTTGTTCGCAAGCTCACAGAATTGGGCGCAATGGAGTACACCGTAGTTGTTGCAGCGAGTGCTTCTGAGTCTGCGGCGATGCAGTACCTCTCTGCATACGCAGGCTGCACCATGGGTGAATACTTCCGCGATCGCGGCGAAGACGCATTGATTGTTTACGATGACTTAACTAAGCAAGCGGTTGCTTATCGTCAAATCTCCTTGTTGCTCCGCCGCCCACCAGGCCGCGAAGCTTATCCTGGCGACGTGTTCTATCTCCACTCACGCTTACTCGAGCGCGCAGCACGCGTAAGTGCGGAGTACGTTGAGAAGTTCACCAACGGTGCAGTTAAAGGGAAGACTGGTTCATTGACTGCATTGCCGATCATTGAAACTCAAGCTGGCGACGTTTCTGCATTCGTTCCAACCAACGTAATTTCGATTACTGACGGCCAGATCTTCTTGGAAACTGACTTGTTTAACGCCGGCGTACGTCCTGCGATTAACGCCGGTATTTCTGTTTCCCGCGTTGGTGGTGCCGCACAAACTAAAGTAGTTAAGAAATTGTCTGGCGGTATTCGTACCGACTTAGCGCAATATCGTGAATTAGCAGCGTTTGCTCAGTTCGCATCTGATCTTGACGAAGCAACCCGCAAGCAGTTAGAGCGCGGTCGTCGCGTTACTGAATTGTGTAAGCAAGCTCAATACAAGCCCCTCCAAGTTTGGGAAATGGCTGCTTCACTTTATGCTGTTAACAACGGCTACTTCGATGACCTCGAAGTGAAGAACGTATTGGCATTCGAAAAAGGCTTGCAAGATCATTTGAAATCTAAATATGCTGACTTAGTTGCGCGTATTGAAGAGACTAAAGATTTGAGCAAAGATGACGAAGCTGCTTTGCGCGCCGCCATTGAGGATTACAAGCGTTCTGCCTCTTTCTAA
- the atpG gene encoding F0F1 ATP synthase subunit gamma produces MASTKEIRSKIKSVQNTRKITKAMEMVAASKMRRAQERMRNARPYAEKIREIVANLSKANPEFRPAYMATREVKKVGTILVTTDKGLCGGLNTNVLRLIANQVRDLQEKNVEIAYTAIGSKGLQFLNRSKAKLISQAIQIGDTPHMDILIGAIVAQLEAFERGEIDAVYLAFTRFVNAMKQEPVLEKLLPLEPEALTPQEKTDHSWDYIYEPDAESILNGLLKRYVEAMIYQAVAENMASEQSARMVSMKAASDNAKNVIGELQLEYNKTRQAAITKELSEIVGGAAAV; encoded by the coding sequence ATGGCAAGCACAAAAGAAATACGGTCTAAGATCAAGAGCGTGCAAAACACGCGCAAGATCACGAAGGCAATGGAGATGGTCGCTGCATCCAAGATGCGTCGCGCCCAAGAGCGCATGCGTAATGCGCGTCCATACGCTGAAAAAATTCGTGAGATCGTTGCCAACCTTTCTAAAGCAAATCCTGAGTTCCGCCCTGCTTACATGGCTACTCGCGAAGTGAAGAAAGTTGGCACGATTTTGGTTACAACTGACAAAGGCCTGTGCGGCGGTTTAAATACCAACGTCTTGCGTTTGATTGCTAACCAAGTGCGCGATTTGCAGGAAAAAAACGTAGAGATTGCGTACACCGCAATTGGTTCAAAAGGCCTGCAGTTTTTGAATCGCTCAAAAGCAAAATTGATTTCTCAAGCAATCCAAATTGGTGACACACCACATATGGATATTTTGATTGGCGCAATTGTTGCTCAATTAGAGGCGTTTGAGCGTGGCGAGATTGATGCCGTGTATTTGGCATTCACCCGCTTTGTAAATGCAATGAAACAAGAGCCTGTTTTAGAAAAACTCTTGCCTTTGGAGCCAGAGGCTTTGACTCCACAAGAGAAAACAGACCATTCTTGGGATTACATCTACGAACCTGACGCGGAGTCCATTTTGAATGGCCTGCTTAAGCGTTACGTTGAAGCAATGATTTATCAGGCGGTTGCTGAAAACATGGCTTCCGAGCAGTCTGCGCGGATGGTCTCCATGAAGGCCGCTTCAGATAATGCGAAGAACGTAATCGGCGAATTGCAATTGGAATACAACAAGACACGACAGGCTGCTATTACTAAAGAGTTGTCAGAAATTGTTGGCGGAGCGGCTGCGGTTTAA